A genomic window from Luteolibacter sp. LG18 includes:
- a CDS encoding GNAT family N-acetyltransferase — protein MSLETRMLGPEDSLAATGLLAHLNPDLPTATLRERFETILREHPHYHPFGAFKEGKLVGLAGVWIATKVWCGRYLELDNIVVHPLHRSEGIGSVLIKEIEALGRERNCNLLVLDSYTSNYSSHRLYHRLGFEIWGFHFVKPLAEHGH, from the coding sequence ATGAGCTTGGAAACCCGCATGCTCGGTCCCGAGGACAGCCTGGCCGCCACCGGCCTGCTGGCGCACCTCAATCCGGACCTGCCCACCGCCACCCTCCGCGAGAGATTCGAAACCATTCTCCGCGAGCATCCGCACTACCACCCCTTCGGCGCGTTCAAGGAGGGCAAGCTCGTCGGCCTCGCCGGTGTCTGGATCGCCACCAAAGTGTGGTGCGGCCGATACCTCGAACTGGACAACATCGTCGTCCACCCGCTCCACCGCTCGGAGGGCATCGGCTCCGTCCTGATCAAGGAAATCGAGGCCCTCGGACGGGAAAGAAACTGTAATCTTCTCGTGCTTGACAGTTATACTTCCAATTATTCATCCCATCGACTGTATCATCGCCTGGGATTCGAGATCTGGGGCTTCCATTTCGTGAAGCCGCTTGCCGAGCACGGCCATTGA